In Paenibacillus sp. 1781tsa1, one DNA window encodes the following:
- a CDS encoding IS3 family transposase, which yields MEDHRSEFSLEKMCSTFQVSRSGYYKWRMDRTSMRQNRKDEVMKRIRYHFYDHQMRCGSPKITYLLHLEGLRISSRTVSIYMRQMNLRSVVVPKYRVQTTNSRHDNPLAPNTLNQQFKTSKPNKVWVTDITYIPCRGGRLYLASVLDLCTREIVGWRLYNHMETSLVMGALEEAHKAKRPAPGLLHHSDRGSQYTSKEYVEQLKSYGMESSMSRRGNCYDNACIESWHSILKKELIYCNPRFKTPEEAYTAIYQYIEFYYNRKRMHGALGYLSPARFAMKFTDKSAA from the coding sequence GTGGAAGACCATCGCTCCGAGTTTTCTTTGGAGAAGATGTGCAGTACCTTTCAAGTATCACGGAGCGGATATTACAAATGGCGAATGGACCGAACCAGCATGCGACAGAACCGTAAAGACGAGGTTATGAAGCGTATTCGCTATCATTTTTACGACCACCAGATGCGGTGTGGAAGCCCTAAAATTACGTATCTGCTCCATTTAGAAGGGTTGCGAATCTCTTCCCGTACCGTCAGTATATACATGCGTCAAATGAATCTACGTTCTGTGGTCGTGCCCAAATATCGCGTTCAGACTACGAATTCCAGACACGACAATCCCCTTGCGCCAAATACGCTGAATCAGCAATTTAAAACGTCCAAACCGAATAAGGTGTGGGTTACCGACATCACCTACATTCCTTGCCGAGGAGGTCGTCTATATCTCGCCAGCGTTCTGGATTTGTGCACACGCGAAATTGTAGGCTGGCGTCTATATAACCATATGGAAACCAGTTTGGTGATGGGTGCACTGGAGGAAGCTCACAAGGCCAAACGCCCCGCTCCGGGATTACTCCATCACTCGGATCGCGGCTCTCAATACACGTCAAAAGAATACGTGGAGCAACTAAAATCATACGGAATGGAATCAAGCATGAGCCGCCGAGGAAACTGTTATGATAACGCCTGCATTGAGTCATGGCACAGTATTTTAAAGAAGGAACTCATTTACTGCAACCCTCGTTTTAAGACGCCAGAAGAGGCTTATACTGCCATCTACCAGTACATTGAGTTCTATTACAACCGCAAGCGAATGCATGGCGCGCTAGGGTATCTTTCCCCTGCTCGTTTTGCGATGAAATTTACGGACAAATCCGCAGCGTAG